The genomic DNA CCCTGCTGCTTTATGTCGCGTTTATTGATTACGTTTGTGATAAATTGCCGTAAATTATTTTCTGCTGATAAAATTTCTGCGGACTCTTTGTGAACGCTCTCAATATCGAACACGAAACCACGCGCATTTTTCCAGCTTTCGAGATCATCAACAGTAACTGCTATCGGCCTGTCAAGCAATAAATAATCCCAGAAAACGCTGCTATAATCCGTTATGAGTGCTTGAGACTGTGCTATAACCTGATAAAGCTGCAAATTTTTCGAGAGAATATCAGAATCATAAATTACATGAAAATTTGAGAGAGGCTCATTTTTTATGAAATCTAAATCTTGCGCGGGGTGAGGCTTATATAAAATATGAATGTCCTGCTCCTGAAGAAAAGCGTTAAAATCTTTCAAGCTCTCAAGCGAATAAAACAATGGAACGCCGATATTATTAAATTTTGAGCCGGGCGCGTCATCTCTAAATTTACCTTTTTGGACTCTGAACGTCGGCAGCCAGATAATAAATTTCATTTGACGGCCTGTCAATATTTCTGCAATGTCGGGAACTTTTTCGCGATAGAAATAATCACAACGCGGATAACCTGTATAAATTAACTGTTCGCGCCTGCAATTATAATCGTCAATTATGGCATCGTCGAAAAAATGAGACTGTACACATACATAATCAACAGCAGCACTTTGCATATCGTAAACGCCCTTAACTTTTTTTGTTTTGCTGCCGTGAGTCAGAAAAATTGAAATCTGTTTGCGCCTGAATTTGTGATGTAAAATATTGCATTGTACAAGAATTTTGCAGCGTAACATATAATATTCAAATTTCCAATTCTCAAAGCGTGTGAGGCGGTCAACATAAATTGTATCGTCAGCGTCTTTATTTGTTGTGCCGTGCTTTATCAGCCAGACCATTTTATAATCGGGCAGAAACTTTTTCAGGAGTCTATAAACCGGGTAAGTGTTGCAGGAAAAATCCGGGTTGCTCTCGAATATTATTACTTTACCTCTTGGAATTATTAAGCGAACTACTTTATTTCGTATGAATGTTAAACACTTTTTGACAAGACGCACACCACGAGCCACGAGCCATTATACTGATTTTTCGCCAAACTTGTCAAGCCTCCTAATAAATAATATTTTTGCGAATTATAGCATAAATCAGACTCCCAAACGCATAAATAATTCAGGAGTCCGACAACATTTTATAACATCATGAACGCTATAACAAATAATAGTCCGACAGCAAATGTCATTAAACCGTATGCAAGACTCGAAGGCAAAAGAGTCCCGACTGTTTCATTTTTCGCTTCGTCGTGATAATATCCAAAATCTTTATCTTCAGGCGGACGAATAAATTTTATGCGCGATATATTCGATAGTGCGAGCGTTACCGGTCCTGCAGTTATTAAATCTAAAACTTTCGCAAACAACGCACCAATAAACGGCAGTATCACACCTATAACCGGTCTGAACAAGAAATTTTCTATATTTAACCATGACGGCCACTTGTCATAATACTTGTAATTTTCGCCGATTAATGAACGCTTTATAAATAGGAAATATACGGCGACTCCGATAGAAATTGAAATTATTGAGCCTTCGAGATTCTCAAACGTGAAATAATTTATTATGTGATGATGTTCGGGAGCGTGCATAAATGTTGAGCCTAAGACGCTTATTTTATCGCCGATAATGTTCGGGAGCATTCCTATTGACGGAAGAATCAACGCAGAAAGAGTCAATAACGCAGCATTTACGCCGGAAATATATTTTTCTTTCTCGTGCAAATTTGGTGAAGGTTCAGCAATAAATAACGCAATAAATAATTTAATCACGTAAGCAGTAGTAAGACCGCCGGAGATCAAGAACAGCCATTCACAGACCTCGAATAAAAATTTTTCTCCCGCAAGACTCATAAATGCAAGAGTCCCCGTCGTGTGGTGTATGTGTTCTACAATGCTTTCATGTATTAATGTCTTGCCTAAATAGCCATTCCATAACGGAGCACCCATAAGGCCGAGTCCTCCCATTATGAAAGCGAACATAAAAATTTTTTTCCCGCGCCCGAAGCCTTTTATCTCGTTCAAGTCTAATTTATGAGTATTCATGTGAACGACTCCCGCGCAAAGAAATAATACAAGTTTTATGAGCGAATGTCCTATCATATATAAAATTGTGCCTCTGACCGCTAAATCATTTTCACGGCCTAAGAAACATTGCATAGATATTCCCGTCAAAATAAACCCTAACTGCGACATTGACGAACACGCGAGAGTCCGTTTTATGTTGACCGAGAAAACAGCGAGGACGGCTCCTAATACCATTGTGATAATTGCGAGAATTAACAGCATAAATCCCCATAAAGAGTCATGCAAAAAAGGTCCGGCAGATAAAACTATAATTCCGAACAATCCCGATTTTGTGAGCAGTCCTGATAATAAAGCACTTGATGGAGCAGGCGCAGCAGTATGGGCAGTCGGTAACCATATATGAGATGGAAATATCGCAGCTTTTGCAGCAAATCCTACGAAAATTAATGCTCCTGAAATATAAAGCTCGTTTTTGCTGATATTGAGTCCTGATAATGAGTCAATGTCGAGAGTCCCTGTCTTAGCGTAAAATAATATTAATCCCGTGAGCGTTACAAGACCGCCGATAATTGCTATTGCTAAATAAGTCTGCGCAGCTCTTTGGGCTTCCGGTGTCTCGTCCTGCACTACCATTACAAACGAGAATAGCGACATCATCTCGAAAAATATAAACGTTGTGTATAAATCGCCTGACAAGAAAACGCCCATTATTGCGCCTAGAGTCATTAGCACATATAAATAATAACGGTTTCTATTTCTGTGATGTGTCAGATATTCGCGTGAAAAAATTGTAGTTACTGCCCACATGAAAGCAATTATTACGGCGTAAATGAATCTGAATCCGTCAAGAGAAAATTTTATTCCTAGACCGCAGACTCCGGCAGCTTTAAATTCTGTACCGATAAGATTATAAGAGTAAAGAGTCAAAGCAAGTTCAACGAGGCAAATAAAATCTGCTGTATAATCGCGTAATTTTCTGTCTTTTTTTCCGGCGAGATAAGAGACAAGCCCCCCGAACATAGGCCAGAGAGTCAAGAATAACAATAAATAATTTCCTTCCATATATAATATTTCCTCCTTCTGAAGGCGAAAAATTTTTAGAACGTGTGAAATCTTGAATTAACGAGATTATAACATGCTGTGAAAAATTAACGTGATAAAATATTTTGTGGAGAGGCGTTCAGGTTTTATTACTGGACGAGGTTCGCCGGGGACATCTCCTGCAGCCTATTTTAGGTGAAAGGAGGTGACAGCGATGAAGGCCATTAAGGCAATAATAAAACTCGTACAAGAACTGGCTGAACTTATACGAGCATTAACGGATTTAATCCGGGTCTGGAAATCGTAATCACTCCGCAAAGGGCGTTTGTCTGAAGCGGGGATCCCACCCAGCTTCGGAAGCCCTAAAATTTTCGTCCGACCTCTCCCGGACAACTTATTAACATTATACACCATCACAAATTTCACTATGATAAAATATTTCACGGAGAGGCGTTCTACGATGCAAGACACGCATTAGGAACGAGGCTCGCCGAGGGGTGCTCCTCGCAGTCTGTCTTAGCTGAGGGGAGGTGATAACGTGAGAAGTATAATAAAGCTCGTCAAAGCCATTACTGACCTTGTACGAGCATTAACGGACTTAGTCCGAGTACTTAAGCGTTAATTGTCTTCATCTTCGGGCTTGTGCCGTGGTGGGGATGTCAGAAACCCCGCTTCGACCAGCCTGATTTTATTAATTTACGTAATGTCCGAAACCTCTCCCGGACAACTTATTAACATTATACACCATCAAGAAATTCGCTATGATAAAATATTTCACGGAGAGGCGTTCAGGTTTTATTACTGGACGAGACTCGCCGGGGGACATCTCCTAGGAGTCTATATTGGCCGAAAGGAGGTGAAATCCAGTGAAAGACTTTCTAGACAGAATAATAGAACTGCTACAGATTGTTTCATTTTCTGCAACAGTTCTCGAGATTCTTCTAAGAGTGATTCGTTACTGGATCACCCGCTAGGATATTTCATCTTTTAGCTATTTGCTTAAGACGTAAGTCCTGAGTGGGGTCTGCATCCCCGCTTAGGCAGTCTTTGTATTTCATTCGGTGCGACCTCTCCCGCCCCGGATATTTTGTTACATTATACACCATCAAGAAATTCACTATGATAAAATATTTCACGGAGAGGCGTTCAGGTTTTATTACTGGACGGGACTCGCCGGGGGACATCTCCTAGGAGTCTATATTGACTGAAAGGAGGTGAAAGCCAGTGAAGGATTTATTAGATAAAATAATAGAACTGCTACAATACATTTCTGTAACTGCAACAGTTCTAGAGCTTGCTTTAAGGCTCGTCCGCTGGTGGCTCACACACTAGCTTAGTCATTTTCTGAAGACTTCGCCTGAGTTGGGTCGCAATCCCCGCTTAGGCAGTCTTTGTTGTTCATTCGGTGCGACCTCTCCCGCCCCGGATGTTTTGTTACATTATACACCATTCACACGGAGGGAAAATTATACTTATGAGTTCATCAAAACATTTTGTACTGCATTCAAATTGGCCGCCTTCTGGAGATCAGCCAGAAGCAATTGACTCACTTACTCAAAGCATAACGGCCGGGAATAAATTTCAAACTTTAATGGGCGTAACTGGCAGCGGAAAAACTTTCACCATCGCAAACGTAATCACAAATTTAAACCGTCCTGCACTCGTTCTAGCTCATAATAAAACTTTGGCCGCACAATTGTACAGCGAATTTAAAAATTTTTTCCCGGAAAATGCAGTCCGTTATTTCGTGAGCTATTATGACTATTACCAGCCCGAAGCATATATCCCTTCAAGTGATACTTATATAGAGAAGGACGCGTCAGTTAATGACAGAATCGAACGTCTAAGACTCTCGGCTACTAAAGCATTAATCGAACGCAGAGATGTAATAATTGTTGCAAGTGTTTCATGCATTTACGGACTTGGCCTCAAGGAAAATTACGAGAACGCTATTATTTCATTCAGAGTCAATGACAAAATCGACATGCGCGACTTTCTTGCAGACCTCGTGAAAAATTACTACGAACGAAGCGACTACACACCCGAACCCGGCAAATTCAGAGTCAGAGGCGATACAGTCGAAATTTTTCCAGCTTACGAAGAAGAGTCATGCCTGCGAGTAACTTTCTTTGATGACGAAATAGAACGCATTGACATAACCCAGCCCCTAACAGGTCATATAATCGAAACTGTAAATGAAGCCTCCATTTTTCCCGCACAACATTATGTAACTCAATCAGACTCAATTAATAAATCCGTACCGTTAATACAGAATGAATTATCAGAAATCGAGAAAAATTTTATCGCTCAAGGCAAGCACATAGAAGCACAACGAATCAAAATGCGCACCCTTTATGATCTCGAAATGCTGCAAGAGGCCGGTTATTGTTCAGGAATCGAAAATTATTCCGTTTATCTCGACGGACGCAAAAAAGGAGACCCGCCCGGAACTCTTATAGACTTTTTTCCGGATGATTACATTATGATAGTTGATGAATCTCATATCACTTTACCCCAAGTCAGAGGCATGTACAACGGAGACAGAGCGCGAAAAAAATCTCTCGTCGAAAACGGTTTTAGACTCCCTTCATGTCTTGATAACAGGCCGCTTGAATGGGAAGAGTTCGTGTCACGCATAAATCAAGCAATTTTTGTATCAGCTACCCCCGGCGATTATGAGTTGAAAGCGTCTTCTAAAGTCGTCGAGCAGTTAATCAGACCTACAGGAATCCCCGACCCTGAAGTCGAAATTTTGCCGGCGTTGACTCAAGTTGATGACCTAATCGACAAATTACGAGATACAGTCAAGCATAATCAACGAGCATTAGTCCTCACTCTCACAAAAAAATCTTCTGAAGACTTAGCAGACTATTTAAGCGAACTAAAATTTAGAGTCAAATATATTCATTCAGAGTTAAATACTTTCGAGAGGGCAGAATTAATACGCGATTTAAGAGCAGGAAAAATTGATGTCTTAGTCGGAATTAATTTATTGCGCGAGGGAATGGATCTCCCTGAAGTTACACTTGTTGCGATTCTTGACGCTGATAGAGAAGGTTATTTGCGTTCTTACCGTTCATTAATTCAAATTATGGGACGTGCAGCAAGAAATATCGGCAGCAAAATAATTTTATACGCGGACAACTTGACCGGCAGCATTCAAAGCGCAGTCAACGAAACCAAACGACGACGGGAAAAACAAATCGCATTCAACAAAGCAAATAATATTACACCAACGAGCATTACGAAAGATGTAGCAGACTTATTACCGCCGGAATTAGCAACAGCTTTTGAATCTGGTAAAACGGGCGCAAAGGAGTCAGGCGGCAGGAAAAAATTAACCAGCAGATTAACTCTTCAAGAACTCGAACACGCTATGTGGGATGCTGTAGAGAAATTAGACTTTGAGCGGGCTGCATTAATTCGTGATACGATAACTGAAATTAAATCATCAAAGGGGGAATTATAAATTATGCTTCTGCGCTTGTATATTGATTTTCTCAAATTTGGCTGCTTCACATTCGGTGGCGGATGGAGCATTGTTGCACAAATGCAGGAATTATACGTAAGACGCGAAAAAATTTTAACGAGTGAAGAATTACTTGACATTACCAGCATAGGCCGAAGTCTTCCCGGTACAATGATAGGAAATATTGCGATGTTCTTCGGTCATAGGCAGGCGGGATTTTTCGGGGGGCTTGCATGCGTCTTTGGGATGATTACGGCTCCAATGATTGTATTGATAATTATCACAAGTTTTTATACAGCGTTTCAAGAAAATATTTGGGTTGCTGCTGCTATGCGTGGCGTTAGGACTGCTGTAGCTCCTGTGATTATAAGTGCGTTAATGGGAATGATTAAGAGTGCTTTCAAGATTCCCCCGTGTTATGTCATTGCTGCTTTGATGTTCGTATTATATTTTTTCGTGCGCATGAGTCCTGTCTGGCTTGTAATAATCGGTGCTGTTATGGGCTTGATAATTTGCGAATATTATGAGAGGGTGAAGAAAATTGATGTTACTGCTTGAACTTTTCTGGAGCTTTGTAAAAATCGGCTTTACGAGTTTCGGCGGCTTGTCAATGATTCCCCTGATATCAAGTGAAATGATTTCACATAATTGGATGACCGCTCATGAAGTTACGGACATTGTTGCAATTGCAGAAATGACTCCCGGCCCACTTGGATTAAATTGTGCTACTTTTGCGGGAATGCGTGCGGCTGGACTTCCTGGGGCATTTATTGCGAACATGGGCGCGCTTGCACCGACTTTCACATTATGTTTTGTTGCTGCGATATTCTTCGAACACTTCAGAAAAAATAAACGTCTTGCGCAAATAATGACAGGTGTACGGCCTGCGTGTGTCGGACTTGTTGCGGGAGTTGTTATAGATTTAGTTCTAGTGAATTATGTAGATTTAGAGTCAAATATTCATGTGCCGTCGGTTATAATGGGCGTGATAGATTTAATTCTGCTCGTGAAATTCCGCGTGTCTATCCCGAAAGTTTTGCTATTAAGTGCGTTTGCGGGAATAATTTTATTCGGTTATATGGGCTTGTAATATTTTCGCGCAAAAAAACTCCTGCACTTGCGGGGTATAAACTATAAACGGGTGGGCGGGTGGGGCGCTGCTAATTTTTCGCGGGGAATACAGCAGATGTTTAAGGGGGGAATATGTTATGGAATATGCTTCAATATTTATGATAATTTTTGCGGGAGCGATTTTGTTGTACGCGGTTTTGATAGCATGGACTAGAGATATACGACTAATCGCGAAAAATCGTGTAGTCAAGATTAAGGGCGATAAAAAACTTTATGCGCTGAAAATAGCAAAGATTCTCGCATTTACCTCTATTGCGCCATTGTTAAGCGGCATTATAGGACTCTTGAGTGATAGTGCATTGTTGATGATAATTGCTTTGGCTGCGGGATTAATTATATGCATTAGAGTCGGCATTAAAGTTTTTTGGTGATTCGTAATGAGTCGCGCAAATTCCCGTGTTTGTCTTGAGTGATAGTGCATTGTTGATGATAATTGCTTTGGCTGCGGGATTAATTATATGCATTAGAGTCGGCGTTAAAATTTTTTGGTGATTCATAATGAGTCGCGCAAATTCCCGTGTTTGTCTTGAGTGATAGTGCATTGTTGATGATAATTGCTTTTGTTGCGGGATTAATTATATGCATTAGAGTTAGCATTAAAGTTTTTTGGTGATTCGTAATGAGTCGCGCAAATTCCCGTGTTTGTCTTGAGTGATAGTGCATTGTTGATGATAATTGCTTTTGTTGCGGGATTAATTATATGCATTAGAGTCGGCATTAAAATTTTTTGGTGATTCGTAAATGGGGGGACCCCCAAAAGCCCGTCCCCCCATACCCCCCTCCCCACCCATGAGTCGCCATGAGTCCCGCAAATTAAATAAATTTTTCCCGTCAATCTGCAAGAACTTCACAAAACTAGTATAATCGCAATATATAAACTTGAAACGAGATGAATTATACGTGAATCAAGAAAATTTATCGCGAATAATAAATTTGCGTCATGAACTTCATAAATTCCCGGAGCTTTCCGGCCAAGAAAAAACTACTAAGCGCAGATTAATGGACTTCATCGAGTCTAACACGAGTCTTGCTGTAGTTGACTGCGGAAAATATTTTTATGCGTCTCGTTATATTGAAGGCACAAAGGCTATAGCTTTTCGCGCTGATATGGACGCATTGCCCATTAATGAAAATTTAGAAGTCGATTACTCCTCACAGAATCCCGGAATATCTCATAAATGCGGCCACGATGGACACTGTGCAAGTTTGTGCGGGTTTGCGCTTGAACTCGAAAATTTGCCGCGAAAACGTTCGGTCTACTTAATTTTTCAGCACGCAGAAGAAACCGGCATGGGAGGCCGTGAATGCGTCAATCTTTTGCACGAAAGAAATATACGTGAAATTTATGCGCTTCACAACTGGAGCGGTTATCCCGAAAAAAGTATTATCGTGCGTGAAGGGCTTTGTCAATGTTGTTCTGCCGGACTCACTATAAAATTTTCAGGCCGTAAATCTCATGCAAGCGAACCGGAAAAAGGACTCAATCCTGCATTTATAATCGCTGACTTGATTCAATATATCAATAACGCAAATGAGTCACAAAAAATTTTATGCACCATCATAAATATTAATCTCGGCGAAAAAAATTTCGGCATT from Synergistaceae bacterium includes the following:
- a CDS encoding chromate transporter; its protein translation is MLLRLYIDFLKFGCFTFGGGWSIVAQMQELYVRREKILTSEELLDITSIGRSLPGTMIGNIAMFFGHRQAGFFGGLACVFGMITAPMIVLIIITSFYTAFQENIWVAAAMRGVRTAVAPVIISALMGMIKSAFKIPPCYVIAALMFVLYFFVRMSPVWLVIIGAVMGLIICEYYERVKKIDVTA
- a CDS encoding CDP-glycerol glycerophosphotransferase family protein is translated as MARGVRLVKKCLTFIRNKVVRLIIPRGKVIIFESNPDFSCNTYPVYRLLKKFLPDYKMVWLIKHGTTNKDADDTIYVDRLTRFENWKFEYYMLRCKILVQCNILHHKFRRKQISIFLTHGSKTKKVKGVYDMQSAAVDYVCVQSHFFDDAIIDDYNCRREQLIYTGYPRCDYFYREKVPDIAEILTGRQMKFIIWLPTFRVQKGKFRDDAPGSKFNNIGVPLFYSLESLKDFNAFLQEQDIHILYKPHPAQDLDFIKNEPLSNFHVIYDSDILSKNLQLYQVIAQSQALITDYSSVFWDYLLLDRPIAVTVDDLESWKNARGFVFDIESVHKESAEILSAENNLRQFITNVINKRDIKQQGRRKFRDLANIHQDGNSALRVTNFILEKLGRKHKIIGYVNGVFDMFHAGHLNIIYQAKKRCDYLIVGVYSDEIVKTYKPHAPIINENDRQKIVNSIKCVDYAFVSSTRDQLELWNKYKFDTVFVGDDWKGTERWNKFEKILAEVGVKVEYIPYTQGISTTILREKIKSQEEN
- the uvrB gene encoding excinuclease ABC subunit UvrB, yielding MSSSKHFVLHSNWPPSGDQPEAIDSLTQSITAGNKFQTLMGVTGSGKTFTIANVITNLNRPALVLAHNKTLAAQLYSEFKNFFPENAVRYFVSYYDYYQPEAYIPSSDTYIEKDASVNDRIERLRLSATKALIERRDVIIVASVSCIYGLGLKENYENAIISFRVNDKIDMRDFLADLVKNYYERSDYTPEPGKFRVRGDTVEIFPAYEEESCLRVTFFDDEIERIDITQPLTGHIIETVNEASIFPAQHYVTQSDSINKSVPLIQNELSEIEKNFIAQGKHIEAQRIKMRTLYDLEMLQEAGYCSGIENYSVYLDGRKKGDPPGTLIDFFPDDYIMIVDESHITLPQVRGMYNGDRARKKSLVENGFRLPSCLDNRPLEWEEFVSRINQAIFVSATPGDYELKASSKVVEQLIRPTGIPDPEVEILPALTQVDDLIDKLRDTVKHNQRALVLTLTKKSSEDLADYLSELKFRVKYIHSELNTFERAELIRDLRAGKIDVLVGINLLREGMDLPEVTLVAILDADREGYLRSYRSLIQIMGRAARNIGSKIILYADNLTGSIQSAVNETKRRREKQIAFNKANNITPTSITKDVADLLPPELATAFESGKTGAKESGGRKKLTSRLTLQELEHAMWDAVEKLDFERAALIRDTITEIKSSKGEL
- a CDS encoding amidohydrolase, with translation MNQENLSRIINLRHELHKFPELSGQEKTTKRRLMDFIESNTSLAVVDCGKYFYASRYIEGTKAIAFRADMDALPINENLEVDYSSQNPGISHKCGHDGHCASLCGFALELENLPRKRSVYLIFQHAEETGMGGRECVNLLHERNIREIYALHNWSGYPEKSIIVREGLCQCCSAGLTIKFSGRKSHASEPEKGLNPAFIIADLIQYINNANESQKILCTIININLGEKNFGISPGEGEISLTLRACKESDMREFRNQVVNMAETLAKKFGFGVNCEGFDYFPETTSESFCVDRVKRAAKSLNLEIINLPDPFRASEDFGWYTKQVPGAIFYVGNGKNYPDIHTANYDFNDKILETAADMFTQIYLDSVIK
- a CDS encoding chromate transporter, whose amino-acid sequence is MMLLLELFWSFVKIGFTSFGGLSMIPLISSEMISHNWMTAHEVTDIVAIAEMTPGPLGLNCATFAGMRAAGLPGAFIANMGALAPTFTLCFVAAIFFEHFRKNKRLAQIMTGVRPACVGLVAGVVIDLVLVNYVDLESNIHVPSVIMGVIDLILLVKFRVSIPKVLLLSAFAGIILFGYMGL